Proteins encoded together in one Candidatus Bathyarchaeota archaeon window:
- a CDS encoding PAS domain-containing sensor histidine kinase, with the protein DYVPKEQHDVMRESLRKVFKTGKPDSFEVSSNIPKIGTIWFSAKVVPIRHDKESPSVVIITTDITERKKAERAILESQERFERLFTGNPEAAVCVDSAFHILDANPRFEALFGYSMDEIKGKYINDILVPEDKMEEAEMLNRKAKKGYVYFDSVRKRKDGSLVQVSIAAAPVVVEGQRLEHVAVYKDISQLKRAEKALQESLEKLGVVGKLTRHDARNKLSVVTMNVFLAKQKLAESHEALKHLDEIGLAVKQVEGIFNFASIYEKLGAEELVYIDVGKTVDEAVSLFSDLSGVEVTNDCRGLMVLADSLLRQLFYNLVDNSLKHGERVSRIRMYYEEGKDDLKLIYEDDGVGISKAEKEKIFKEDLGKGTGHGLYLMRKMCEVYDWGIRETGKQGKGAQITITMPRVGESGKANYNIH; encoded by the coding sequence ACGATTATGTGCCGAAAGAGCAGCACGATGTAATGAGGGAGTCTCTGAGAAAAGTTTTCAAAACGGGAAAACCAGATAGCTTCGAGGTTTCCTCAAACATCCCAAAAATTGGCACCATATGGTTCAGTGCAAAAGTGGTTCCCATCAGACATGATAAAGAGAGTCCCAGTGTTGTAATAATTACTACAGACATCACCGAACGCAAGAAGGCGGAGAGAGCGATTCTAGAGAGCCAAGAGAGGTTTGAACGGTTGTTTACAGGTAATCCTGAAGCCGCCGTATGTGTGGATTCAGCCTTTCACATTTTGGATGCTAATCCACGCTTCGAAGCGCTTTTCGGCTACTCTATGGATGAAATTAAAGGAAAGTACATCAATGACATACTGGTGCCAGAGGACAAGATGGAAGAAGCTGAGATGTTGAACAGAAAAGCCAAGAAAGGATATGTGTATTTTGATTCTGTTAGGAAGAGGAAAGACGGGTCTTTGGTTCAGGTGTCCATAGCTGCCGCCCCAGTCGTAGTTGAAGGTCAACGCTTAGAGCATGTAGCAGTGTACAAAGACATCTCTCAACTTAAACGCGCTGAGAAGGCATTACAGGAATCGCTGGAAAAACTGGGTGTCGTTGGCAAGTTGACTAGGCATGATGCGCGAAATAAGCTTTCCGTGGTTACAATGAACGTCTTCTTAGCTAAGCAGAAGCTGGCTGAAAGCCATGAAGCCTTGAAACACTTGGACGAAATTGGATTAGCTGTTAAACAGGTGGAAGGAATCTTCAATTTCGCAAGTATTTACGAGAAGTTGGGTGCCGAAGAATTAGTTTATATTGACGTAGGGAAAACTGTTGATGAGGCAGTTTCGCTGTTTTCAGACCTGAGCGGCGTAGAAGTAACGAATGATTGTCGTGGATTGATGGTTCTGGCGGATTCGTTGTTGAGGCAGTTATTCTACAATCTAGTTGATAACTCGTTGAAACATGGTGAGAGGGTTAGCAGGATTAGAATGTACTACGAAGAGGGAAAAGATGATCTGAAGTTGATTTATGAGGATGACGGCGTAGGCATATCTAAGGCTGAGAAAGAGAAGATTTTCAAGGAAGACCTCGGAAAAGGCACAGGGCATGGACTTTACTTGATGAGGAAAATGTGTGAAGTGTATGATTGGGGCATCAGAGAAACGGGCAAACAAGGCAAAGGAGCCCAAATCACCATAACTATGCCTAGAGTTGGTGAAAGCGGTAAAGCAAACTATAACATTCATTAG
- a CDS encoding SDR family NAD(P)-dependent oxidoreductase: MHTLVTGGAGFIGSHLCDSLAQHNWEVTILDNLSAGSKENVRHLLKRTPKKVKLLEGDCTNPAHVRKALENIEIVYHFAANPEVRLELSDPQTCFRQNIYATHILLQQLKDNMKIHTVIFASTSTVYGEPKTIPTPESYGPLKPISLYGASKLASEALISAYARTYDKKAVILRLANTIGPRSQHGVVHDFILKLRRNPRQLEILGDGTQTKSYLYIDDCIKAIETAYKTARNRVEICNVGSEDQTSVTQIAEIITEEMGLNNVKLIYTGGVDGGRGWKGDVKKMLLDITKIKSKGWKPKHNSLQALRRTVKHLVA, encoded by the coding sequence ATGCATACGCTTGTTACAGGCGGCGCAGGCTTCATTGGAAGCCACCTTTGCGACTCACTAGCCCAGCACAACTGGGAAGTAACAATCTTAGACAATCTTTCCGCCGGCTCAAAAGAGAACGTCAGACACCTTCTAAAGCGAACACCCAAAAAAGTGAAGCTGCTTGAAGGCGACTGTACAAACCCCGCTCACGTTAGAAAAGCCCTAGAAAACATTGAAATCGTCTATCACTTCGCTGCCAACCCAGAAGTTCGCTTGGAACTAAGTGACCCCCAGACATGCTTCAGACAGAACATCTACGCAACACACATCTTGCTTCAGCAGCTCAAAGACAACATGAAAATCCACACAGTAATCTTCGCCAGCACATCCACGGTTTACGGCGAGCCCAAAACCATACCTACCCCCGAAAGTTACGGTCCGCTAAAGCCAATTTCACTTTATGGCGCTTCCAAACTAGCCAGCGAAGCCCTCATCTCCGCCTACGCCCGCACCTACGACAAAAAAGCCGTAATCCTGCGCCTAGCCAACACCATTGGACCAAGAAGCCAACACGGCGTCGTCCACGATTTCATCTTGAAGCTTCGCAGAAACCCGAGACAACTCGAAATCCTAGGCGACGGAACCCAAACAAAATCCTACCTCTACATAGATGACTGCATAAAAGCCATAGAAACCGCCTACAAAACAGCCAGGAACCGAGTTGAAATCTGCAACGTAGGCTCCGAGGATCAAACCTCCGTAACCCAAATAGCCGAAATAATAACGGAAGAAATGGGCCTAAACAACGTAAAACTCATCTACACTGGCGGCGTGGACGGCGGAAGAGGCTGGAAAGGCGATGTCAAAAAAATGCTACTAGACATAACCAAGATAAAATCAAAAGGATGGAAACCAAAACACAACAGCCTCCAAGCCCTAAGAAGAACAGTCAAACATTTGGTAGCGTAG
- a CDS encoding ParB/RepB/Spo0J family partition protein has translation MEVEVNLLQPSPYQPRLIFDLETLKQEIKKDGLLCDLIVRPRGEFYELIDGERRYRAIKELGWKTVPVQVVDADDAKAMLSVFKMNKVRQNYTVEEEALFFKKLRAEDMTLQDISKQLNVDSRWVLAHLNIFKFPENIQKAVWTKQIRISHIMALKKVIERNIKEAVFTANEILKKKLTTSETRKIVEKREKKFKARVDEKRVEAAEKILPVIAPKIPKLETPEEFEKAAEALKETAIKIRKGILEPKEINERAKRFEEETATREEIEKNPGKPSPRIIKSLRKKIEALEKTKASLLEKKSFLTKALSFNCPHCNNSCIIYREGDGYWVE, from the coding sequence ATGGAAGTAGAAGTAAACCTGCTCCAGCCAAGCCCATACCAGCCTAGGCTAATCTTCGATCTGGAGACTCTAAAGCAAGAAATCAAGAAAGACGGGCTTCTCTGCGATCTAATAGTTCGCCCCAGAGGCGAGTTCTACGAACTGATTGACGGCGAAAGAAGATATAGGGCAATTAAGGAGCTTGGATGGAAAACCGTACCCGTCCAAGTGGTCGATGCAGACGACGCGAAGGCAATGCTGTCAGTCTTCAAGATGAACAAGGTTAGACAAAACTACACGGTTGAGGAGGAGGCACTGTTCTTCAAAAAGCTCAGAGCCGAAGACATGACACTGCAGGACATAAGCAAACAGCTGAACGTGGATTCCCGCTGGGTTTTAGCACATCTCAACATATTCAAGTTTCCTGAAAACATTCAGAAAGCCGTGTGGACAAAACAGATCCGCATATCACACATAATGGCACTCAAAAAAGTGATAGAGAGAAACATCAAAGAAGCAGTCTTCACCGCAAACGAAATTCTCAAGAAGAAACTCACTACATCAGAAACCCGAAAAATCGTTGAAAAACGCGAAAAAAAATTCAAAGCAAGAGTTGACGAAAAACGCGTTGAAGCCGCCGAAAAGATCCTGCCTGTAATCGCACCCAAAATTCCCAAACTAGAAACTCCAGAAGAATTCGAAAAAGCTGCCGAAGCTCTCAAAGAAACAGCGATCAAAATACGTAAGGGCATCCTAGAGCCCAAAGAGATTAACGAGCGAGCGAAACGCTTTGAAGAAGAGACAGCGACGAGAGAAGAAATAGAGAAAAACCCGGGAAAACCATCACCGCGAATTATTAAGAGCCTTCGAAAGAAAATTGAAGCATTAGAAAAAACGAAAGCAAGCCTCTTAGAAAAGAAAAGCTTTCTCACAAAAGCATTAAGCTTCAACTGCCCCCACTGCAACAATTCTTGCATAATCTACCGTGAAGGCGACGGCTACTGGGTAGAATAG
- a CDS encoding HEPN domain-containing protein translates to MSICYGGIILVNRGVTWCFRQRRGIRIIEPNENLAKAYIRKAKSSLNTMNAALQIKETDWILTTAYYARYFALYALLIKLGIKSEIHDCSIAIARLLTRHRILNKNLVTDISQAKQIRIETQYYVTQELKQTKIRRNVESAHRFVLEIEKTIENITTDQIKNIRTHLKRMSSITKLDKGHTEQ, encoded by the coding sequence TTGTCAATTTGCTATGGAGGAATTATACTGGTAAATAGAGGAGTCACCTGGTGTTTTAGACAGAGAAGAGGTATAAGAATAATTGAACCAAACGAAAATCTAGCAAAGGCGTACATAAGAAAAGCCAAAAGCTCTCTAAACACAATGAACGCCGCTCTGCAAATAAAAGAAACCGACTGGATTCTAACAACAGCATATTATGCGAGATACTTCGCACTTTACGCCCTACTAATAAAATTAGGAATCAAATCAGAAATACACGACTGCAGCATCGCCATCGCAAGACTACTCACAAGACACAGAATCCTCAATAAAAATCTAGTCACTGACATTTCACAAGCTAAACAAATTCGAATAGAAACTCAATACTATGTAACCCAAGAACTTAAACAAACAAAAATCAGAAGAAACGTCGAATCTGCCCATAGATTCGTCTTAGAAATAGAGAAAACCATAGAAAACATAACAACAGACCAAATTAAAAACATTAGAACCCACTTAAAACGCATGTCATCAATCACTAAACTTGATAAAGGACATACAGAGCAATAA
- a CDS encoding nucleotidyltransferase domain-containing protein, giving the protein MEEKITNYIFAILNLYRTDYAKSLHVRAMAKQLNTSHVTLLPHLKKLEKNKILISRKVGKNKEHLLNSNNILTKDYLSVSEKLEAIKYLQKNFLIKKISQHLINVNVQCAIVLFGSYAKDYVTEASDIDLFYLGKLSENQIMEIKKIGKIYGKEINIKTSTIKNFNEGLITGDTLIKEIVKNHIILQNPDLFVNLLWRNYTGK; this is encoded by the coding sequence ATGGAAGAAAAAATTACCAATTACATCTTTGCCATATTAAATTTATACAGAACCGACTACGCAAAAAGCTTACACGTAAGAGCCATGGCCAAACAACTCAACACCAGCCACGTAACACTCCTACCCCATCTAAAAAAACTGGAAAAAAACAAAATACTAATTTCCAGAAAAGTAGGAAAGAACAAAGAACATCTACTCAACTCCAACAACATCCTAACAAAAGACTATCTCTCAGTATCCGAGAAACTTGAAGCAATAAAATATTTGCAAAAGAACTTCCTAATCAAAAAAATCTCCCAACACCTAATAAATGTAAATGTTCAATGCGCAATTGTGCTTTTCGGAAGCTATGCAAAAGACTATGTAACCGAAGCCAGCGACATAGACTTATTTTACCTCGGTAAACTTTCAGAAAACCAAATAATGGAAATAAAAAAAATCGGCAAAATTTATGGCAAAGAAATCAACATTAAAACCTCTACCATAAAAAATTTCAATGAAGGCCTAATAACTGGAGACACCCTAATAAAAGAGATTGTAAAGAATCACATAATCCTGCAAAATCCAGACTTGTTTGTCAATTTGCTATGGAGGAATTATACTGGTAAATAG
- a CDS encoding PKD domain-containing protein, which yields MSKGGKSFFLVLTVVIALVLLGSVVFSQVGDARYHLEGYSRGKAEWVRGNLKGWLEDNWVPYRLRMEIVTSGSFDVTIQHDYEWTGSGGPDPGVDMCRSEHDDPFYGTPEFWTEPTYDDFWIGDEAGVLLPISVSTARISDLIESNTILIQYTSTFTVPSEYVGEVIYLYWMAHLAIGSSGWSGSSLHAHTAVTGNQDVPIAIPPHNEIYGHKFYDYNRNGIVPDDGDYGIGGWKIFLEGIYLEGPISWETQTDDAGYYEFLGLPDGTWTITEELRSAEGWMQTTVSTYTVSVHGGQIEGPYDFGNYLLEPAIDVEKSGPGLAHEGDTIKYTITVSNTGNGPLSDVTLTDTVLGIIDGTFSLAVGETKAFYVDYIVPAGVEWVNNTVTAEGYDELGRQVTDTDDWSVRIIHPQIDVQKSGVDLAHEGDTITYTITVRNTGDCPLYGVTVIDTLLGDLTSYLPDDTLDLGEVNTFDVDYTVPVCEGTPAKIDNTVTASGTDKLGLTVSDVASWSVDVILPYPPVAKFTEDPVEPLVGQTVTFNASISQPGFDGYDVCPITEYRWDFDGDGELDLVSNKSVVTFIFDAEGEYNVTLTVYAPPGPQGLPCYDPYDTMWHIKTVVPPVGRGYAVPIGNEESSSLNFNVGLAYAIMVAFFVAFVWTRRKSGKMIRTLKTI from the coding sequence ATGAGCAAAGGGGGAAAAAGTTTCTTTCTAGTTCTGACGGTAGTCATAGCGCTAGTGTTGCTTGGGTCTGTCGTCTTTAGTCAGGTGGGAGACGCAAGATATCATCTTGAGGGATATTCTAGGGGCAAGGCTGAGTGGGTCAGAGGCAACTTGAAGGGCTGGTTGGAGGACAATTGGGTTCCATACCGCCTTAGGATGGAAATAGTTACCTCAGGCTCTTTTGACGTCACTATACAGCATGACTATGAATGGACTGGATCAGGCGGGCCAGATCCAGGGGTTGATATGTGCAGGTCAGAGCACGATGATCCATTTTATGGCACTCCAGAGTTTTGGACTGAACCAACTTACGACGATTTCTGGATTGGAGACGAAGCGGGAGTCCTTCTACCAATCTCAGTCAGCACGGCAAGGATTTCTGACCTTATTGAATCCAACACCATCTTGATTCAGTATACGTCAACGTTTACGGTTCCAAGTGAATACGTGGGTGAAGTCATTTATCTCTACTGGATGGCTCACCTCGCCATAGGTTCAAGTGGATGGTCAGGCTCCTCGCTACACGCCCACACCGCGGTGACAGGGAACCAAGATGTGCCCATTGCAATACCTCCACACAACGAGATTTATGGACACAAGTTCTATGACTACAACCGCAACGGCATTGTCCCGGATGATGGCGATTATGGAATAGGGGGTTGGAAGATATTTCTAGAAGGCATTTATCTTGAAGGACCAATCAGTTGGGAAACACAAACCGATGACGCTGGATACTATGAGTTTTTGGGATTGCCTGATGGAACTTGGACGATAACCGAGGAATTAAGAAGCGCAGAGGGATGGATGCAAACCACGGTTTCAACATACACGGTATCGGTCCATGGAGGACAAATAGAAGGACCCTATGATTTCGGCAACTATCTTTTAGAGCCTGCAATTGACGTGGAGAAGTCTGGTCCAGGTTTAGCTCATGAGGGCGATACAATCAAGTACACCATTACAGTTTCGAACACGGGCAACGGTCCTCTTTCCGACGTTACCTTGACCGATACCGTGTTGGGGATAATAGATGGAACCTTTAGTCTTGCTGTAGGAGAGACAAAGGCGTTCTACGTTGATTACATAGTTCCAGCAGGTGTTGAGTGGGTAAACAACACAGTCACAGCTGAGGGATATGATGAGCTGGGTCGGCAGGTGACAGACACAGACGATTGGTCTGTTAGAATTATCCATCCGCAAATTGACGTGCAAAAATCTGGTGTGGACTTGGCTCATGAAGGGGACACAATCACCTACACTATAACGGTTAGGAACACCGGTGATTGTCCACTCTATGGTGTAACTGTTATCGACACTTTGCTTGGCGACCTCACCTCATATCTGCCAGATGACACTCTAGACCTAGGCGAAGTCAATACCTTTGATGTGGACTACACGGTTCCGGTTTGTGAGGGAACTCCCGCTAAGATAGATAACACGGTTACCGCTTCAGGAACGGACAAGTTGGGGTTGACTGTTAGTGACGTGGCTTCTTGGAGTGTTGATGTTATTCTTCCTTATCCTCCGGTTGCCAAGTTCACCGAAGATCCTGTTGAACCTCTGGTTGGTCAAACGGTCACTTTTAATGCTTCGATTTCGCAGCCTGGTTTTGACGGTTATGATGTTTGTCCAATCACGGAGTATCGTTGGGACTTTGATGGAGACGGCGAGTTAGACTTGGTTTCAAATAAGTCGGTCGTGACCTTCATCTTTGATGCAGAAGGGGAGTACAACGTAACACTAACCGTTTATGCTCCTCCAGGGCCTCAAGGTCTTCCTTGCTATGACCCGTACGACACGATGTGGCATATCAAAACGGTTGTCCCTCCTGTAGGAAGAGGCTATGCTGTGCCCATAGGAAACGAAGAAAGTTCTTCACTAAATTTCAATGTGGGTTTGGCCTATGCAATCATGGTGGCTTTTTTTGTAGCGTTTGTTTGGACTAGGCGCAAAAGTGGAAAAATGATACGTACATTAAAGACCATATAG
- a CDS encoding carboxypeptidase regulatory-like domain-containing protein: MVVELRSGSKHWTGKITPEFSRVLFLCILFILSSVALFSVTNMLFIYNHDSYDETRPNPEPPPEPNPNPDPSSEPTFGWIMGIVTDVSTSWERIKGASVGAKDYSATTDVKGYYKIEVPAPGTYNLTASADDYYNQTVANVFVDIQATVTVSFYLTLIPPTPEPIVEKHDVAVSSISASVEAYQGQVVAIKVYLLNPGDCDETFNLAVMCNASSIETHSVFLASKDSKIEVFSWNTTGISPATYAITAEAILATDEVQANNFANTSIVIKPGVGWIEGYVTDHETSLLVVGATVSADGHTASTDLFGYYNIEVPSPATYDVIALADGYYNESKPSIFVDILATVNLNFTLISIPKPPLKIHDVVVTNVSAPAQVYIGNVVTINVGVKNPGDYEETFDIKVTYDTTPIRTETLTLNSKESTILSFNWNTSNIAPNDYALTAEAILETDENPANNLAAIKISINLEQPENTFTWIGQHVNLTLAEWAHNLSIQNVVVRYDPDLNRSMNNLARYSIKFWKWVPCYLFENATTEKDFVYILQSEISASPSQRIYVDDVDAIYMLYGASALSNFLNAVNTVQHNNVILCFYMSHQTPYQGLYQFMDQYDWSNFHIDLYGPPNVNFSALIPLMNSRTLGTYLWLWPYGGLGYSWKSVSLNDVISRYTDAINHKIQRFAVWMGYEPETHEAGMDEASLYNHPYWWNKIAKYNRNFLEDKPIPRDRGVILWFDDGLLNTYEVAKPILERHGYVSVVSAITWMVRNYENKRYTWDDDQWRDKPIMILPELLTMKNEGWEIVSHSQSHPHLGSLQEHYARWEIEESKEWINDNLGPMKNPCFVYPYGEVHWDSIVDEYYAYQRLGEGDQEPKMIWNPNDEHGTHIPIVGVHLSKKMIGYWLNETNQNGGIAIFVIHGIHESPEPESLENTPENLEYLLKKIKELEIPVLTLTQAIELYQVKSQNTSSIKTLAVLEGQIENTTIKSETVSFYGLQKLSSLCLNVILPVLGVLNQFPRLQSIASRHKAPKEYPCENFPDAKPPR, encoded by the coding sequence ATGGTTGTAGAATTGCGAAGCGGCTCAAAACATTGGACTGGCAAAATAACCCCTGAATTTTCTCGTGTACTTTTTTTATGTATCCTATTCATTTTATCCTCCGTCGCGTTGTTCTCCGTTACAAACATGTTGTTCATCTATAACCATGATTCATATGATGAAACTAGGCCAAATCCTGAACCGCCTCCAGAACCGAATCCGAATCCAGACCCGAGTTCTGAGCCCACTTTTGGCTGGATTATGGGCATCGTTACTGACGTTTCAACATCATGGGAGCGGATTAAAGGAGCAAGTGTAGGAGCTAAAGACTACTCTGCCACAACAGATGTTAAGGGATACTATAAGATTGAAGTTCCAGCTCCGGGAACCTACAATCTCACCGCTTCAGCTGACGATTATTACAACCAAACCGTTGCCAATGTCTTCGTCGACATTCAAGCCACAGTCACCGTAAGCTTCTACCTAACACTCATCCCTCCAACGCCTGAACCAATCGTGGAGAAACACGATGTAGCAGTTTCTAGCATCTCTGCTTCAGTTGAAGCATATCAGGGACAGGTTGTAGCCATTAAGGTTTACCTACTGAATCCAGGTGACTGCGATGAAACCTTTAACTTAGCGGTTATGTGCAATGCAAGTTCCATCGAAACCCATTCTGTCTTCTTGGCTTCGAAAGACTCGAAAATTGAGGTTTTTAGCTGGAACACCACAGGCATTTCTCCAGCAACCTACGCCATAACCGCTGAAGCCATTCTCGCTACAGATGAGGTTCAGGCCAACAACTTTGCCAATACATCGATCGTTATCAAACCCGGCGTTGGTTGGATTGAAGGTTATGTCACTGACCACGAAACATCTCTTCTGGTTGTGGGTGCCACTGTTTCTGCTGACGGTCATACAGCATCCACCGACTTGTTTGGTTATTATAATATTGAGGTCCCTTCGCCTGCCACGTACGATGTCATAGCCTTAGCAGACGGATACTACAATGAGTCTAAACCAAGCATTTTCGTGGACATCCTAGCCACAGTCAATCTGAACTTCACTTTAATATCTATCCCCAAACCTCCTTTGAAGATACACGACGTAGTTGTTACTAACGTTTCTGCTCCAGCTCAGGTATACATAGGAAACGTTGTAACCATTAACGTGGGCGTCAAGAATCCAGGTGACTACGAAGAAACCTTTGATATCAAAGTTACATACGACACAACCCCAATACGTACGGAAACACTGACGTTAAATTCAAAAGAATCCACGATCCTCTCGTTCAACTGGAATACATCGAACATTGCCCCAAACGACTACGCTCTAACCGCAGAAGCAATCCTTGAAACTGACGAAAATCCAGCCAACAACCTAGCTGCCATAAAAATCTCTATCAACTTGGAACAACCAGAAAACACGTTCACCTGGATAGGTCAACATGTCAATCTAACCCTCGCAGAGTGGGCGCATAACCTTTCCATTCAAAACGTAGTAGTACGATACGATCCAGACCTGAACAGAAGCATGAACAACCTAGCTCGATACAGCATCAAGTTTTGGAAGTGGGTTCCCTGCTATCTTTTTGAAAACGCAACCACTGAAAAAGACTTCGTCTACATTCTTCAAAGCGAAATTTCAGCCAGCCCGTCTCAAAGAATATATGTTGACGACGTTGACGCAATATACATGTTATATGGTGCTTCTGCCCTGTCAAACTTCCTAAATGCTGTAAACACGGTTCAACACAACAACGTCATATTGTGCTTCTACATGTCACATCAAACACCATACCAAGGACTCTACCAGTTCATGGATCAATATGATTGGAGCAACTTTCACATAGACCTCTACGGTCCACCCAATGTAAACTTTTCAGCCTTAATACCCCTAATGAACTCACGTACTTTAGGCACCTATCTTTGGTTGTGGCCATATGGAGGCCTCGGCTACTCTTGGAAAAGTGTCAGCCTAAACGACGTAATTTCCAGATATACCGACGCAATTAACCATAAAATCCAACGCTTCGCTGTTTGGATGGGGTATGAGCCAGAAACACACGAGGCTGGTATGGATGAGGCAAGCTTATACAACCATCCCTACTGGTGGAACAAAATAGCGAAATACAACAGAAACTTCCTAGAAGACAAGCCGATTCCTCGCGACCGAGGTGTCATTCTCTGGTTTGACGACGGACTATTGAACACTTATGAAGTTGCAAAGCCGATCCTAGAACGTCATGGCTACGTCAGCGTCGTTTCCGCGATCACTTGGATGGTCAGAAACTATGAAAATAAACGTTACACTTGGGATGATGATCAGTGGAGAGATAAACCAATCATGATTCTGCCGGAACTGTTAACCATGAAAAACGAAGGTTGGGAAATAGTAAGCCACAGCCAAAGCCACCCGCACTTAGGCAGTCTACAAGAACATTACGCCAGGTGGGAAATTGAAGAAAGCAAAGAATGGATTAACGACAACCTAGGGCCCATGAAAAATCCATGCTTCGTCTACCCCTATGGCGAAGTGCATTGGGACTCAATCGTTGATGAATATTACGCATATCAAAGACTTGGTGAGGGAGACCAAGAACCAAAAATGATCTGGAACCCAAACGACGAACACGGCACTCACATTCCCATAGTAGGTGTACATCTCTCCAAAAAGATGATCGGCTACTGGCTGAATGAGACAAATCAAAACGGGGGAATCGCAATCTTCGTCATCCACGGAATACACGAGAGCCCTGAGCCTGAATCCTTAGAAAACACGCCGGAAAACCTTGAATACCTACTGAAAAAGATCAAGGAACTGGAAATACCCGTACTAACCCTGACGCAGGCTATAGAACTCTATCAAGTAAAATCACAGAACACCTCATCTATTAAAACCCTTGCTGTGTTGGAGGGCCAAATCGAAAACACTACAATCAAAAGCGAAACAGTTAGTTTCTATGGGCTCCAGAAACTTTCAAGCCTTTGCCTCAACGTTATTCTACCAGTCTTAGGCGTTCTAAACCAATTCCCACGCTTACAAAGCATAGCATCAAGGCATAAGGCACCCAAAGAATATCCCTGCGAGAATTTTCCAGATGCAAAGCCACCGCGATAA
- a CDS encoding glycosyltransferase, which translates to MVDLNQKGFTNTPLVSVVVPTFNSEETLEACLQSVENQTYPNLEIIVVDRYSSDSTLGIAKKFNAKVYLVSSERSAAKNYGAAKAHGSFLLFLDSDMELTPKVVEECVNVCLSKDVDAVVIPQLSVATGFLAECRKVERSMLIGDRLFEIPRFFKKGLFLKTGGFDKGLILGEDADLRLRMERAGFKVAKIKAEIKHYEGIISFTIIALKALYYGKSLPFFIRKNPSLAMKRANPARFIYSRNMKLLFKHPASLLGLIFIKLVEYIAYFIGILTTMLGLI; encoded by the coding sequence GTGGTCGATTTGAATCAAAAGGGCTTTACGAATACGCCCCTTGTTTCCGTCGTAGTCCCTACGTTCAATTCAGAGGAAACATTGGAGGCTTGCTTGCAATCAGTTGAAAATCAAACTTATCCGAATCTTGAGATTATTGTTGTAGACAGGTACAGTAGTGATAGCACGCTTGGGATAGCCAAAAAGTTTAATGCAAAGGTGTATCTTGTGAGCTCTGAACGTAGTGCCGCCAAGAATTATGGCGCCGCAAAGGCGCACGGTTCATTCCTTCTTTTTTTGGATTCGGATATGGAGCTAACTCCGAAAGTTGTAGAAGAATGTGTAAATGTGTGCCTTAGTAAAGACGTAGATGCGGTAGTTATTCCCCAACTGTCCGTAGCTACAGGTTTTCTAGCTGAGTGCAGAAAAGTTGAGAGATCAATGCTTATAGGGGATCGGCTTTTCGAAATTCCCCGCTTTTTTAAGAAAGGGCTGTTTCTAAAGACCGGAGGCTTTGACAAAGGTCTCATCTTGGGGGAGGACGCGGATTTGCGTCTACGCATGGAAAGGGCTGGATTTAAAGTCGCTAAGATCAAGGCTGAGATAAAGCATTATGAGGGAATTATTTCTTTCACTATAATTGCTTTGAAAGCTCTCTATTATGGTAAATCTTTGCCTTTTTTCATAAGGAAGAATCCTTCACTCGCTATGAAGAGAGCCAATCCCGCCCGCTTCATTTATTCTAGGAATATGAAGTTATTGTTCAAGCATCCAGCGTCGTTGTTAGGTCTGATTTTCATAAAGCTTGTTGAGTACATTGCCTATTTCATTGGCATCTTGACAACGATGTTAGGCTTGATTTAA